The sequence below is a genomic window from Ficedula albicollis isolate OC2 chromosome 2, FicAlb1.5, whole genome shotgun sequence.
GagtggagaggagggagaagaggaaggtttagaatggggtttttttggggggggtttcTGACCGTATGTGTTGGGTTGGTGAGTATATAACATGAATCATAAATCAAAGCAACGTAGTGGAGCTGCAGAGGACATAGCAAATAGATGGGATAACAGAAGGAAATATTGGCTCTGGCATAAATAGCTCTTAATAAATCACAAGCCAACAGGAGCggggcagcagcttccccacTGAAGATAAGGACAGCTGGAAACATCTGGCTGGTGCTTGTGCAGGCACTGCAGACATGGGCTGGAGATCAAGGAATGTGCTGGAAACCTCTGGAGTCCTTCTGCATTCGACAGGAATGTCATAGGCCTGAGAAAATATGGGAGATTGAGCTGGTCAATGGTTCAAACATTCAGGGATTGAGCAGAGACCACCTCAGGCAACACCTGGGTGTTTGTCTTGGGTTGtaatacaggatgtggccagaaatgtgtattctatcaccgggtggggcagtgattccttatctctgtggcacataccatctgctaatgggccatctttaaaaccagctggggcaatcatcttgatcttttccacagcccatcctccctccaggaagatatcatctgctgataatgggccattgagtcccactgtgtgactgataaaatactgggagatgctccagccagggggaggagccaagcctttctacttagataaaaactgagatttttgaaCAGCAAGTTATccgtctttccactggattccagaggaacaccagacctttccacatcatctctggaccttcagaggaaaactgcaccttctacaggagccctgctccagctgaaccacatctgccactgcaggaggatgcagccaccatttaatgggactgctgccaacaccctgactgactgacggggtgtcaggttgtattctgactctgtcagtgttttgggattgttctttgtaatgctgtatttctattttaattttcctagtaaagaactgttattcctaattcccatatctttgcctgacagccccttaatttcacaattataataataatttggaagaagggggtttacactctccattacaaagaaaagcttctgcctttattagcagacacctgtccttcaagcCAGGACACCACCTGCTCTGCAAAGGAATTACAGCactggctggcacagggaggatgAAGTGCTCTGGAGAGGATGAAGTGGTTCTCAGAGACAGGAATCCCAGCCAGCCCATCTAATCAAGGATCACTCATGATAAGCtcccaaaaacaccccagagACCACACAACACCCCAGGGACGCCCCTTTGGATCAGCCAGTGTTCAGCCACAACAGCTCCAGTGAggaatcccaaaaatccctcttgATCTCCACTCTGGGGCTCCTCAAGGGAGACACTTGGGAGCCAAGGCTGCATTTCCAGAGAGGCACAGCCCATGTTAAGAGGCAGGAAAGAGGAAACCATTAGCACTGGGCTACAAAGGGAAGTTTATAAAATCTCCCAGTCTCTGTTTGTGAGCATCTGACCCACCCACgctgcagagccaggcatgaaattccccctcctcctgccagggagagcCAGGATGGGCTCTGGTTCCTGCAAAGGCACCAGGAGatctgccagagcagcagctgggaaggacaGAACCCCCCAAATCTCTCCAGGCACTCAAGAAGGAAACCCACAACCCTCCCTTCCCGCCTCGTCCACGGAAAGCGAAGCAAAGGCAGGACTCGGGGACGAAGAACCCAAAcaccaggcaaaaaaaatcagcaggaaCAGCAACCCTGGAGCTTCCCACACAGGGAGCCTGCAGCATCCTCCACACTTTCACTTATTCATCAGCAAgctcccagcccccagctgaAATTCCCCCCGGAGTGGCGGGCACCGGTGCAGGCACGTGGGCTTTAACGTGACTCCTGCCGGCAGCGCGTCCCTCCCGAGAATTCCCGTGGGATGGTCCGACTTCAGTTGCTAAGCAGaactttccccccccccccccccccccccccccccccccccccccccccccccccccccccccccccccccccccccccccccccccccccccccccccccccccccccccccccccccccccccccccccccccccccccccccccccccccccccccccccccccccccccccccccccccccccccccccccccccccccccccccccccccccccccccccccccccccccccccccccccccttttttttttttttttttttttaattttttttttaatccccacccctccctcccagccagaAGAAGGCAAAAAGCCTCGCTGCAGTGAggcaggtgaggcaggagaggggcaggaggaggtgcTGTCAGCACTCACCGAGTCCCACGCCGACGTACGTGGTCACGCAGTGGTTTTCATTCTCCCCACACTGCACGGGCGTCAGGCAGGCCCAGTTGGAGGAGGCATCcgagcaggagaagcagaagagcgtgtgggctgcaggagaaaggCAAAGCTCATttaggagctgctgggaagacGTCCCCACTTGGaggtccccagctctgccccacagccacGCTTTCTGTTTCGGTTTTATCAACCTGAAATaggggattatttttttccccccccccccacaaaaaaaacataggggattatttttttcccccccccccacaaaaaaaaattggacaAGCAAAGGGTTCAAGCTTCAGGGAGGCATTTAAAGTTCTTATCAGCTAAAGCTTATCGACTCTACAACCACAGGCTGGCACTTTCTGTCACCCCCTGTTTGCACCAGGAAtgtgtctgagctgcagctgccaacTTGAAACCAAACTCCAGAGGTGACTTTCTGACATTTGGGCTGGTTCAACTCAGCCACCACGGACATGGTGACcctggaactggatgatctttaggtcccttccaagtgAAAGCATtctgattttatgattctgtgacactGATGGGAAATGCTGCAGGTGTGACCACGGGTTCAAACTTTCCATGACCCAGCTTTGGGCACCAAGATCAGGACATGCTTGAGCTGGAGCATGTGGTGGAAatgatttttcagctgcagaaagctCAAGACCTGCAAGACCGGTCTCGACACAATGTAATTCTAAAATTATAGAATCATTTCAGGAAAAGGCCTCTAACATCTTTGAATCCATTAACCCAGCACCGCCAAATTCAACATTAAACCAAGCCTTTGGGGAACACAGCTGCACaattttttgaacacttccagggacagcGATTCCACCACGGTTCCAAAAtattgaacacttccagggacagtgatTCCACCACGGTTCCAAAATTGGGACAGCGATTCCACCACGGTTCCAAAATATGaccagtgaagaaatttttcctcctATCCAAACCAAACCTTCCCTGAGGCTGTTGATGGCTTATCctacagcagcaggatggactagctggctgccagccctcATCCCTCACCAAGAGGAATGATTGGAAAACACCATTTGGGGTGGGAAGTGCTTTGTGGAGACAGCCTGGACCAGAGACTCAGCAGGGCCATGGCACTTTGATCTCTGTATTTCACATACAAGAGCTTCACATCCACGCTGCAGTTGTTGACCTACATATGCACACAGAGCAGGTCTGTTCCAGTGTTCCATGGACTCAGGATTCTGGAGCTCCCAGGCAGCCCTTCCACCAGGCACCACCTTTCcctttctgtatttattttatatatatcaGAGTGATTCGGGGTGGGAAGTGCGAGGCACTGCTCCCACCTCCTTCAGCCCCACCACAAATGGATTATCAGGcaatcatggaatggtttgggtgggaagggagccTGAGGAtcagttccagccccctgccatgggtaaGGACAcattccactatcccaggctgttccaagctccatccaacctgtccttggacgcctccagggaaggggcagccacagcttctctgggaaacctctgCCAGGATCTCACTACTCTCACAAAGAATTTCTgcccaatatccaatctaaacctactctctttcagtctGAACCATTCCTGCTTGTCCTATCCCTATAAAagaaatccctctccagctttcttgcaGACCCCCTTGGAATATTTTCCTAAGGAAGTGAAGCCCTGGGAGAGCTCCCTGAGGCTCAGCAGTTCCTGATGTGgatattttgaagaatttttatttggaTAAATATTGCTCAGCATCTGTCCCACTctgccacagcactgcactACATCTCAAGGTTCTTCTCATTCCTGTTtctctcaggaaaataaaaggtttctacaagaaaaatgagaaaaaaaaaccaaacaattgCTCTCAGATGAATGACTTTTGAGCAGCCACAGCcgaggaggggaaagaaaacaaaatacaatcTCAGAGAAACAGATTAAAGTGGGTTAGTGTGAGATGCTGAatgtcacagcagagcaggcaaATCTCTGCTGTGGAGTGGAAGGCAAGACCACAACCCCCCAAGCAGGAATTTCCTGGAGTGGCTCATGCATCCTGCAAGGATCCCCACAACAACCCCGGGttacctgagcacagcccagcccacgGCTCCGGGATTACAGGGCTGGGAGCGGCCGAGTCAAAACCTCCAGGAGAGATTCCTCGGCGGATCCCTGCCTTTaggagagggggaggaggagggggggacCAGCCCCTGAGTCACCGATGGGTTTGGTGACCTGTCCCCAAGCCTTCACCTCACCGCCACCCCAAGGGGGGCAAGCTGAGCCACGCCAGGAatctccagcagccagggatgAAGTGGATTACAGGCTTCCTGTGGGCATCCCGGCAGGACAGATGTCCCCACGCGTGTTTGCTCGCCGCGCTGAAGGCTCGAGTGGTGCAATGCTGCTCATTAAAGGCTCCAGGAACAAGCACACCAGAAATCTTCGGGCATGACATAAAAGTGCTGTTGGGCATGAaattctctgctcctgccactgcatGTCCTACCTATCCCCACGCTTTTCATTGTCACACCTACCCATTACCCCTTctcttaacagaaaaaaagaaaaaaaatctttccaggAGAGGTAGAGtttaggaaaggaaatattcagACACTTcctgcccaaaaaaaaaaaaaacacccactgCAGAGTTCTGAGAGCACAAACAGGCTGAGGGGTTTAGACAAAAGGCACCAGAGGGGTGGCAGAATTAATTTCATGCAGCTGTAGTCGGAGCAAAGAGTTGGAGCTCAAGgttacaagaaaagaaaaaaaaaaatttaaaaaaaatcccaagactGAACAATGCAAAAGAGAAGCTTTGTTTTCACCAGTGGAGGAATTTATATGTTTATTTGCTTGCTGCTTGGCTTCTCAGAGGAACAAAGACCTCCCAAAAACAGAGCAGGGCAATTGGGGGAATTCCTTCAGATAAGAGGTTGAATCATTCTTGCAAAGACAGCGAGAAAATCGCCTTTAAAAGCCCACTCTGGAGCTCGGCAGCATCAGAAAAACGCTGTTGCTTCGACAGCTTTTCCACTCAGCCCCgattctgcttttccattctCTTGGGCAAAACCCTTATCAAGATCCATATGCAAGATGTTTGAGCAGGGGTAAAAGCTCTTGTGTGAAATCCCCCCAGGACACGCTGGAAGTGTTTGGGGATGAAACCACCCGCAACAAACGCTTTTGCCAGGATAAAAACTTAACTTTTAAAGCtgagggttttttgtggggggggggtTGGAACCCTTCACTGCCTTGGCCTGGGCCGCCCATCCTCCCAGCTGGAACTGAGCTCAAGCCAGACCCCAGGCTTTAATTTGGCTTCCCGGATCCCACTGGGAAGGGGGAGCAAACAGCGGATTCCATCTCCGAAAACgagcagggactgggagagcTCAGAACTCTCCCGTGTGCTTTGTTTGGCGACATATGGGAACCATACGTGGCTTTCGCACAGCCCCGAGGAGTTTTTTGGGTAGTGAGGGGATGGAGTCCACGGGGAAGGAGGGGACGGCAGGCCCTGCGACTTGGGCAACTTGGTAGCTGAATAGCCGGCAGCAGGACCGGGATGAGCCCGCAGAGCATCGTCCCTCCGGGGGCACCGCAGCACCGGGGGATGCTCGGGGGGGCAGAGCCACGAGTGACTTCGCTCCACCAGCCACtgccggggccccccccccccccccccccccccccccccccccccccccccccccccccccccccccccccccccccccccccccccccccccccccccccccccccgttatcccgaaaaaaaaaaaaaaagcagccaggGGGAGCGGAGCCGGCCCTGCTCTTTGTTCGTGCTGCAAACTGGGAGAAGCTCCAGGATACGCACCCGCACGGCCGGAGATGCTCGCACAGGCGGGGAAGCCCCGAAGTTCCTGCTCCGGGAGGTTTCGGAAAGGCATCCCCGCATCCCGCTGCGAACCGCAACGCGCCTCCGAACCCTCGCATCCCCTCCAAGCCTCCAACTTCCCCAGCACACGCATcgctcccccagccccccaacTCGCTCTCTAAGGCGGGGGTGCTCCCGCGCCTCgcctcgcccccccccccccccccccccccccccccccccccccccccccccccccccccccccccccccccccccccccccccccccccccccccccccccccccccccccccccccccccccccccccccccccccccccccccccccccccccccccccccccccccccccccccccccccccccccccccccccccccccccccccccccccccccccccccccccccccccccccccccccccccccccccccccccccccccccccccccccccccccccccccccccccccccccccccccccccccccccccccccccccccccccccccccccccccccccccccccccccccccccccccccccccccccccccccccccccccccccccccccccccccccccccccccccccccccccccccccccccccccccccccccccccccccccccccccccccccccccccccccccccccccccccccccccccccccccccccccccccccccccccccccccccccccccccccccccccccccccccccccccccccccccccccccccccccccccccccccccccccccccccccccccccccccccccccccccccccccccccccccccccccccccccccccccccccccccccccccccccccccccccccccccccccccccccccccccccccccccccccccccccccccccccccccccccccccccccccccccccccccccccccccccccccccccccccccccccccccccccccccccccccccccccccccccccccccccccccccccccccccccccccccccccccccccccccccccccccccccccccccccccccccccccccccccccccccccccccccccccccccccccccccccccccccccccccccccccccccccccccccccccccccccccccccccccccccccccccccccccccccccccccccccccccccccccccccccccccccccccgactgGTTGTTTTCCCCTAGCTGTCCCCCAagagggttattttttttttcccagccccccccccTTTCGGGTCCCCTCTGTTTCCCTGGGAGTTGGGAGCTGCTTCTACGCTGGACCCCGCTCACCCAAATCCAGTCCTTCCAGCTCCGGCGTTCTGCGGTTCTCTGACCCCCTCTACCCACGGGACTTGCTGGTTTCCTGCCTCCCCTCGCTCTTCTCGCGGACCCCCTGAGCACACGCGCGTTGCCTGTGTTCAGAGCTCTCTGCGCGGCGGATACGGAGCCTGTCCCTGCGTGCAGCATCCCCTCTTCGGGTCCGACCCCTCCCCGCTCACAGCCCCGCTCAAGCACGGGAAGAACCGACTCCCCCGTCGGCTGCCCAGAGCCTAAATCGGATTAGACATACAGGattggggagctggaggagcccagcagctggggtggCGTGGCACAGCCTGGACGAGTCTTCAGACTGTAAATAAGTCCCCCCCGATCGACCTCAGAGTGTCCCAAATTCAGTCGGCCCCATGGAAATAACTAAATCCTCTAGGAAACGAGCTGCGGGAGGGGCAGTGGGGGAGGGTCCCTGCCAAAGTGGCTGTCAGGAAAGCCTGGGAATGGAGGATAGGGCTGGTGAGCCAGCAGGAAACAAGCAGGCTTGACAAACTCTGTGCCACAGATGGGTTTAATTCTGCAGAGTCAGCACTTCTTGGCAAATGCATCTGTCAGGAGAAATTCCGGCTCCTGTCTTGTCGGAGGCATTCAGAGCGCTCTGCTTGGGAAGCAaagccctgcctgtgtcccctttcctgtgctgtggctcagcTCTGTTTGTCACTGCCAGGTATTCCGGCAGGAACTGAATTTCTGAGCAGCCTCTGTGGTCTCCTGTCTTCCACTGGAGCTTGTCCCAGGCCGCTGGGACAAACCAAATACTTCAAAAAATGGGAAGTTTCAGCTTTGTGGTAACTtgagaaaaaatgtaattcGGACACATTTACAAAACCCCTGCTCCATACAGGCCAAGGAAGTAGATTTTGGTCGcgtattgggaaggaattcttgaggcacaggttgcccagagaagctgtggctgtccctgggaaGTGCCCAcggccagattggatggggtttggaggaTAAAAAACGGGGTTTGCTTTCCTAGTAGATTTGAAgaagtttaataaaagacaataagagACAAACAATAAATCAAAAGGTTGTAACAGCGGGTGCTTGGCattcagccaagagcacacCTGCAGTTTTGGAGACACCCCTTAAATCCATCAGCCCGTTGCATATTCATAGACCCATcatacattttcaaacttttttatAAACTATTTTCCATATTCCAAGAGCTGTTTTACGTGGTCACTCACTGAATCCTCGTTTTTTAGACCACGAGTGTTTCttggctgtggttttaatttatttttcctatcaGTCCtgatttgggctgtggttttCAATTCCTCCAGACAGTTGGTGCTGGTAACTGGTGTATCAGCAGCAGTGTCTTCACTGTGTGGTATCCAACCAGGCAGGCAGTTCACTTACTATGGAAAAAGACACTTTTTCAGCCTAAAGAAAACTATATCCTAAAAGCCATTTCAACACCACACATACAGTACCCACCCTAATActtagttattaaaaataattaaatataattatgaATAATGATTATAAAAACCAATAcaataatatgtatttataacagGAGCAACcagggatagtggaaggtgtccctgcccatggctgggatgatctcttccaacccagatTTGGGATTTTATGATCcactctcctcctccccaaGAGATTACAAGCATCTACACTTTTCCTGGGTTTCTCCCACACTTGAATTCGACATTCTCAGCCCCGCTGTTTTCCTGGAGGGATCTGGGTGTCACAGaggtcacagcccagcaggggaTGGAGTCACCCCGACACTGCTGGGGTGGCTGGGCGGGAGCAGCACTAATGACAGGATGCTGCCGAGGGCAGAGGTGACCAGAGCCACCAGGGACCAGTTTTCCGTGGCGGGGATTACACCAGGTAAGGAAGGAAGCCCTTCTGAGAACTCAGTGATCcttttgggtcccttccaactcagggtattttatattttatagcCCAAGCTCATCTCCCatctccccccccccaagcTGTGTGGGACAAACTGCAGAACTCAGcgcagcagctctgctggcagagatTTCTGTTCTAGTCCAGCCCTGAGTGCTCCAGCTTCTTCTTGCGAGTTTGGAGGTCGCTGCAGGACTTTATTGGACCATTCATTGGCTTCATATTGTGAGTGCAAGGGCAAAAAATACTCATTCACAAAAAAGAAGGGTGGAGCaagaggggcagcagggataGAGTCCAGCACCAGGAATGTGTCCTGTTCTGGGGAAAGGTGGAGACAGCTCGAGGGAGAAGGAGATGAGGAAGTGGCTGGATCAGAGGGCAGACTGGTGCTGGGGTAATTATTTCATGGTTGTGGCACGCTGGGGAGGAATGGGTACAGCTAAAACCAGGAAATGATGAGTGTGACAGGTCCCATGATGGGTCAGGGCAGCAGAGATAAAGCAGAAGTTAAACCCAGACTGGCTAGGTGTACAGGGGTTGGATGTTGGACAGGCACTTGACGAGTTAAGGCTTGAAATTCAGGGTCAGTAAAAGCTTACTCAGCTTCTGTGGAGCCAGGTGGGACACAGAGAGGTTCCTTCCCCACCACGCTTCTGTTTCAGGGTTTGTGTGACACTTCCTGGGCCTGGCTGTGCATGGGAGGCACCAAAACCCCAGAGGAATTTGCAAATGAGACGTTTCCCCTGTTAGTGGAGCAGAACTGCTCAAACCGCTTTCCTCCCATGACACAGGAAGGGGACagagtcctttttttttttttcagagtcctttttttttttttttttccccagtaattGCATCAttctctggagctgggaattgttcagattttttttccagtgtgggAGAGTCCTGTCTCACCTGCCAAAATGTGGAGAACCAATTTGGCAGAGGACTGGGAGGACATGAGAGAGCAGGGACCCAGGATCTCCATCCTTGCTGCTCCCAAAATTCTCTTtgtccagagcagcagagcctgggcacaCAGGTTCTCCTTGCCCAGGTGCTGGCACTCCATGgaatgctggagctgggaatcaccatccctggaattcctgcccaCCTGATTCCAtatcccagcccttcctcatCATCCCACCCTCCTCCTCAAGTCCCTGCTGATCTCTCTGGATCAAAGTTGTCCAGAATTCCCTCAGGATCACATTTGGATGCTCTGGACATGGATTTTCCATGGGCAAACCAAGCTGCAGGTTATTCTTTGCTGTCTAGGGTGCCAAACTGTCCTCCaccacctctgctgcctcctgtggGGAAGCACCTGGCATTTCTCTCAGATTCCTGAAAATCCCTGAAATAAAGGTGCCCAACCCGACCATTGGGCCGTGCCATTTATTGTGTGTTTTATGCCCAACCCGACCTTTGGGCCGTGCCATTTATTGTGTGTTTTAGGGGTAAAGGAATAAAACCTTCATCTGCCCCCCCCAGCCACAACCTGCAGTCAGTATGTGGCTGTCAGAGTGATGAACTTTCACTTCTGGCTGGCACccacatttccttttcccttcccccccccagCTAAAGGTGAAAGTGGATTTCTGCCTGGTGTTGGAATTCTCACACTTCCTCCTGCCAAAGCCTGCATGACTCACCCTCAGCCATGCTGCTTAATGCTTTTCACAGGAAAACAACTGTGACTCTTTATGAAGAGCTTCTTTCTCAGGCAAAAACTTTAATTTCCCTGAGCAGTCTCAGCAGGACCCCCCTTTAAGCTCAAGCCTAACCCTTTAGACCCCGTAAGTGTCCCTGGGTGGACCTTGGCCTTGTGCTGTGATTTGTCTTTATCTGTTTCTGGCCTCAGGTTGTGACTTTTAGGGTTGGAATTGCTGATCCTTTTGCTCTTCCACCTtaaaatattccatgattctcttCACCAACACTAATCCTTAACTATATAGTGTCTATCCCTGTCTCCAGGCCTAATTCCATCTCCTGGGTGAGCTCTGGATTCattttatagcttttttttcccagtcctgGCCTTTTTTGTGCCATCAGAGGTTCTGGACCGCCTGCAAAATTTCTCTCCCGCAACAGGAGCCTCTTCTCTGGGTTCTTTTGGGGAGGGAAGAGGCTTTTCAGTCCTTTCCCTTATTCCTTCCAccaaaaaatggatttttctatGGACAAGGAATTCACCAGGCTCCAAGGAGGCAGCACAAAAATATGCTGAAGCTGTGGGCAAGGTGATAGACTTATGGAGGTTTGTAGTGGAAATGTTAAACCTGGTGTAAAAAATACAGGAATGGGAATATTCCAAGGTgtggaagaagcagaagaacCAGCAGAACAAAGGTAAAAGGAAAGGCCTTTGCTGATTGCTGTGGAGCACTGTACCTCTGTTTATTCAAAAGTGGGGAAAGAACAAGTTGACCTTGGATAGGAAATTCCAGAGGATTTAGAGCAGCCATAAAACACCCAGGTAAAGTAAACAAAAGGGCTGGAATATTCAGGAATTTGATCTAAAAGGGGAAAAACGAAAGAGAAAGTGAacaaaaactgtataaaaaacAGGTCCaaaattgggggtttttttgctctttcacCTTCACCTTGTGCTCAACCTTAAAGGCACGAGGAGAATTGCAGGGCTTTCATCTGCTGGTGGCACAGAAGTGACACGTGCCAGATGATCTGGGCACACCCACATCGGTGCTTGTGAGCCGGTGAAATCCATAAGGAAGAGTGAGAAAGGCAAAATCCActttctccaattttttttttttttttaatatattatcGAATGGCTCGTTTCTCCCCAAAGATCTCGCAGGGAGTTTTATTCCtccagtttttttcccctgactgCAGAAGGGAGTTTCTCATTCCCAGGAGTGGGGCCTGCTCGTTATCTAATTGCTGATTACCATCTAATTCTgcatcctggagctgcaggcaggtcCCAGATGAGCTGTTGTGAGCACTGGGCAGAGATCCAGGGTCTgttcctgcctctcctggaCCAAGGAAAATTGTGCCCCCAATTCTTTGTGTGGAATTCAAGGGCTGGGATTTAAGGAatcagctggaaaatgggaaaaccaTCATTCCTATGCAGAGCTCTCTCCACGTTCTGCCTCAGCACTGCTTTAATGTTGACTGAAATCCTGGGACTCCTGGAGCTGAACATCCTTTGGAGTGGAACTTCCTACCTGGAAGCTCTTTCCACATCACTGCAAGAGCTTTGGGTCCCTTTTGCTGCTCCATCTTTGTCTTGGAGCAGCCTGATCCTCCTGGAGGGCATCCCTGCTCGTGGCCAGAGTGGTTGGAATGAgatctttcaggtcccttccaacccaaaccattccatagTTCTGTGATAAAGCCAAGCCAGCCCTGAACACCCCAGTCCTGTGGTGGAGGGAACCAGCTCCACGTGGGAGTGACAGAAAggtggcagagagcagcaggaatgggaatgagaatgggaagGGCCAGGAATGAGCCCATTCTCCAGCCCCACTGGAGACACGAAGGAGATGCTGAGACCAGAGCTTTTCCACGCTTGGATGGATCCTAATTATGGCcctgaagctgctgcttctggaggCACTTTTCCAGCTCTTCACCCTACTTTAGATGCCAGGAATTCCTTCTGATCCTGTCTAAAA
It includes:
- the LOC101820599 gene encoding lymphocyte antigen 6E-like, whose protein sequence is MRVLGKLEAWRGCEGSEARCGSQRDAGMPFRNLPEQELRGFPACASISGRAAHTLFCFSCSDASSNWACLTPVQCGENENHCVTTYVGVGLGGKSGQSISKGCSPICPSAGINLGIAAASVYCCDSFLCNVSGSSSVRASSTILALGILLSLLYVLQARQ